A genomic window from Brassica oleracea var. oleracea cultivar TO1000 chromosome C8, BOL, whole genome shotgun sequence includes:
- the LOC106307563 gene encoding ATP-dependent DNA helicase 2 subunit KU80, whose amino-acid sequence MARNREGLVLLVDVGPAMHSVLPDVEKACSLLMQKKLIYNKFDEVGIVVFGTQETENELARDIGGYENVKVLRNIKVVDELVVDLVKRLPRGPVAGDFLDALIVGMDMLIKMYGAGQKGKKRLCLITNAACPTKDPFEGTKDEQVSTIAVKMAAEGIKMESIVMRADASGDVDERIIEENDHLLSLFSTNAIAKRVYVESPLSLLGSLKTRRVAPVTLFRGDLEINPSMKIKVWVYKKVAEERLPTLKMYSDKAPPSDKFAKHEVKIDYDYKVTAETSEVLAPEERIKGFRYGPHVIPISPDEMETLKFKTEKGMKLLGFTDASNILRHYYMKDVNIVVPDPSKEKSVIAVSALAREMKQTNKVAIVRCVWRNGQGNVVVGVLTPNVSERDDTPDSFYFNVLPFAEDVREFPFPSFSRFPASLKPDEQQQAVSDNLVKMLDLAPSPKEEVLKPELTPNPVLQRFYEYLELKSKSTDAALPPMNEAFKRIMEQDPELSSSNKSIMDSFSGSFEVKENPKLRKASKRLLRDKPSGSDDEDNRMITYNANENSIDTVGDANPVQDFEAMISRRDGNDWTDKAISEMKKRIVKLVEDSTTDEVDKALECLLSLRKCCVLEQEPKQFNEFLNHLYELCQEKKLSHFLAHFTSKKITMIPKSEAADSDVADEEAADFTVKQEPKLET is encoded by the exons ATGGCGCGTAACCGG GAGGGTTTGGTTTTGTTGGTGGATGTAGGACCGGCCATGCATAGTGTACTCCCTGATGTTGAAAAGGCATGCTCGTTACTCATGCAAAAGAAG TTGATTTACAACAAGTTTGATGAAGTTGGAATTGTTGTCTTTGGAACTCAAG AAACCGAAAATGAGCTTGCTAGGGACATAGGTGGATATGAGAACGTTAAGGTGTTAAGGAACATCAAAGTTGTTGATGAACTCGTGGTTGATCTTGTAAAGCGTCTCCCTCGAGGACCTGTAGCTGGCGACT TTCTTGATGCTTTAATTGTTGGGATGGATATGCTTATAAAGATGTATGGTGCTGGGCAAAAAGGGAAAAAGCGGTTGTGTCTCATCACCAATGCAGCTTGTCCTACCAAAGATCCATTTGAAGGGACCAAAGATGAGCAGGTCAGTACCATTGCGGTGAAAATGGCTGCAGAGGGTATAAAGATGGAAAGCATTGTTATGAGGGCTGATGCAAGCGGTGATGTTGATGAGAGGATAATAGAGGAGAATGATCATTTGTTGAGTTTGTTCTCCACCAACGCCATTGCGAAAAGAGTGTATGTTGAGAGTCCGCTCTCGCTGCTAGGTTCCTTAAAGACCCGGAGAGTTGCTCCTGTTACTTTGTTCAGAGGTGATCTTGAGATTAACCCATCAATGAAGATCAAG GTGTGGGTTTATAAGAAAGTCGCTGAGGAGAGACTTCCTACGCTAAAAATGTATTCTGACAAGGCCCCTCCAAGTGACAAGTTTGCTAAACATGAAGTGAAGATCGATTATGATTATAAAGTTACCGCAGAGACTAGTGAAGTTCTTGCTCCAGAAGAAAGGATCAAGGGCTTTCGCTATGGACCTCATGTTATTCCTATCTCACCAGATGAGATGGAAACACTCAAGTTCAAAACTGAAAAGGGCATGAAGCTTCTTGGATTCACTGATGCATCAAACATACTCCG ACATTATTACATGAAAGACGTCAACATAGTTGTTCCGGACCCGAGCAAAGAAAAATCTGTGATTGCAGTCTCTGCCCTTGCAAGAGAAATGAAGCAAACAAACAAGGTGGCAATTGTACGTTGTGTCTGGAGAAACGGACAAGGGAATGTAGTTGTTGGAGTCCTCACTCCAAATGTATCTGAACGAGATGACACA CCTGATTCTTTCTACTTCAACGTGCTGCCTTTCGCCGAGGATGTCCGCGAGTTTCCGTTTCCTTCTTTCAGTAGATTTCCTGCGTCGTTGAAGCCTGATGAGCAACAGCAAGCGGTGTCTGATAACTTGGTTAAGATGCTTGACCTTGCACCTTCTCCTAAAGAGGAAGTGCTAAAGCCTGAGCTTACTCCTAACCCAGTTCTGCAG CGCTTTTATGAATACCTCGAGTTGAAATCAAAATCCACGGACGCTGCTTTACCTCCAATGAATGAAGCTTTCAAGAGGATTATGGAGCAGGATCCAGAACTCTCTTCCAGCAATAAATCTATAATGGATTCTTTTAGTGGAAGTTTTGAAGTGAAGGAGAACCCAAAG TTGAGAAAGGCTTCTAAGAGATTGTTAAGGGATAAGCCATCTGGTTCAGATGATGAAGACAATCGCATGATTACTTATAATGCCAATGAGAACAGTATTGACACAGTTGGAGATGCAAACCCGGTTCAAGATTTTGAAGCTATGATATCCCGAAGAGATGGCAATGATTGGACTGATAAAGCAATCAGTGAGATGAAAAAACGGATAGTGAAGTTGGTGGAAGATAGTACCACCGATGAAGTTGATAAAGCATTGGAATGTTTGCTCTCTTTACGTAAATGCTGCGTCTTGGAACAG GAGCCAAAGCAGTTCAATGAGTTCTTGAACCATCTATACGAGTTATGCCAAGAAAAGAAGTTGTCTCATTTTCTTGCACATTTTACGTCCAAGAAGATCACAATGATTCCCAAATCAGAAGCAGCAGACAG TGATGTGGCTGACGAGGAGGCTGCGGATTTCACCGTCAAACAAGAGCCAAAGCTCGAGACCTAA